The genomic stretch CGTCCTCAATCTGGAAGGGATCGACATCTCCATCGCCCATGCCTCGGTCGATCATTTCGTCGGCGATCTTGCGGTGCTGGCCCACAAGCTCAAGGACATGGAAAACCTGAACGCCCTCATCGTTGCGGTGCGCATGGGTGATCGGGTTTTCATGGTCGGCCGTTCCCGCATCCCGCAAGTCAACGTGGGTGAAATCCTCGGAGAATTCGGCGGCGGCGGGCATGCCTTCGCCGCCTCGGGGACAGTGCGGGAGCAGACACTGATCCAGGTGCTCGAACGGCTCCCCGAAGTTCTTCGCCATCATGTTCGACCGCAGCGGGAGGCCCGGCAGCTCATGTCGTTTCCGGTCAAGAGCGTGACCAGGAAAACGACCGTCGCCGAGGTGCGCGAAATCCTTACCCGCTACAACATCAATGCCCTGCCGGTCCTGGCCCGCCGCCGGGTGGTGGGGATCATAACCCGTCAGGTGGCCGACAAGGCTGCGCATCACGGCCTGGCCGAACTGCCGGTCAGCGAATGCATGAGCGGGGAGTTCACCGTCGTGGCCCCCGAAACGCCCATCGAGTCCGTTCAGGAACTGATCGTCGAGCGAAATCAGCGCTTCGTCCCCGTCATCGAAAGCGGCCGTCTGGTCGGCGCCATCACCCGGACGGATCTGCTGCGGCATCTGGTGGAAGGGGCCAGGGTGGCCCAGACTGCCCTGGCCGGCGATTCCGCCGAAAGTCCCACCCTCAAGAAACGGCAGGTTGCGCGTCTTCTGCGTGAACAGTTGCCGGCGCCGATTCTGGCCATGCTGCAGGCGATGGGCAAGGTAGGCGACGATCTCGGTCTGGGCGTCTTCATTGTCGGAGGTTTCGTTCGTGATCTGCTGCTACGGCAGCGGAACCTCGATCTCGATTTGGTCGTCGAGGGGGACGGCATCGCCTTTGCCGCCGAATACGCTCAGCGCTATGGCTGCCGGATCCGCACCCATCGGAAGTTCGGAACCGCCGTCATCATTCATCACGACGGGTTCAAGGTGGATGTTGCCTCGACGCGGATGGAGTATTACCTCGAGCCGGGAGCGCTGCCCAAGGTCGAGCATGCCTCCATCAAGCTAGATCTCTACCGCCGGGATTTCACCATCAACACCCTGGCGGTGGCCCTCAATCATCGCGCGTTCGGGGAACTGCTCGATTTCTTCGGCGGCCAGCGCGATCTGCGGGAGAAGGCCATCCGGGTGCTGCACAATCTGAGTTTCGTCGAAGACCCGACCCGCGTCTTTCGCGCCATCCGCTTTGAACAGCGTCTCGGTTTCCACATCGGCAAGCATTCGGAATACCTGCTGCGCAGCGCCGTGCGCATGGGTTTTCTCGACAAGGTGGGCGGCCTGCGGCTGTTCAACGAGTTGGTGATCATTCTCAAGGAAGTCGACCCGTTGCCGGCGGTCTTCCGGATGGCCGAGTTCGATCTGCTCAAATATATTCATCCTTCGCTGCTGCTGACCGGCCGC from Desulfuromonadales bacterium encodes the following:
- a CDS encoding CBS domain-containing protein yields the protein MDVITTHINADFDCLGAMVAARRLYPDAAMVFAGSQERSLREFLLRSTTCSLEFKRIRDIDLDRISRLILVDVRQSDRIGPFGEVSRRPGVEVHIYDHHPEGQADLHGTVEHIEPVGASVTVLVQLFMERRIVPEPEEATMMMLGLYEDTGGLLFNSTTRRDYEAAAFLHAHGADLTTVAEFLTQEMTVDQVALLHELIQSRTVLNLEGIDISIAHASVDHFVGDLAVLAHKLKDMENLNALIVAVRMGDRVFMVGRSRIPQVNVGEILGEFGGGGHAFAASGTVREQTLIQVLERLPEVLRHHVRPQREARQLMSFPVKSVTRKTTVAEVREILTRYNINALPVLARRRVVGIITRQVADKAAHHGLAELPVSECMSGEFTVVAPETPIESVQELIVERNQRFVPVIESGRLVGAITRTDLLRHLVEGARVAQTALAGDSAESPTLKKRQVARLLREQLPAPILAMLQAMGKVGDDLGLGVFIVGGFVRDLLLRQRNLDLDLVVEGDGIAFAAEYAQRYGCRIRTHRKFGTAVIIHHDGFKVDVASTRMEYYLEPGALPKVEHASIKLDLYRRDFTINTLAVALNHRAFGELLDFFGGQRDLREKAIRVLHNLSFVEDPTRVFRAIRFEQRLGFHIGKHSEYLLRSAVRMGFLDKVGGLRLFNELVIILKEVDPLPAVFRMAEFDLLKYIHPSLLLTGRSRQLFENAGRTLHWYELLYTGESCHRWLVYFLCLAAPLDQDAMVGVSNRLGVPSRYREMFCEEREDAHQVLQLLERRRARGSEPRPSDLYHWLMPFSTEVLLYLMARAASEEVRRWFSQFFTHLRGVAPLLTGRDLQILGVPPGPVFKKILGTLLDARLNGRVISREDEVALVQRRFLRAESKRPTGKQ